The Thermoleophilum album genome contains a region encoding:
- a CDS encoding lysophospholipid acyltransferase family protein yields the protein MTTTEAPRTRLKPQAYRDPRPPEHFARYHRRARERDPDWIYELCRFVLTPYTVGFYRARARGLENVPPFGPAIIAPNHFSFLDHFFVAVYLRRKVRFVAKSQLFKPPLDFVLTHAGVIPIRRGVVDEEAFTSALTVLERGGLVVMYAEAGRSRTGELGRPRWGLGRLALESGAPVVPTAIVGTERARDWRRLRFPQVTVAFGTPMAFERVERPRRQQSQRASELVFERVRELHTRLRAERSRR from the coding sequence GTGACAACGACCGAGGCGCCGCGCACACGACTCAAGCCGCAGGCCTATCGAGATCCGCGCCCGCCCGAGCACTTCGCGCGTTACCACCGGCGCGCGCGCGAGCGCGACCCCGACTGGATCTACGAGCTGTGCCGTTTCGTGTTGACGCCCTACACCGTCGGCTTCTACCGGGCGCGGGCACGCGGTTTGGAGAACGTCCCGCCGTTCGGCCCGGCGATCATCGCGCCGAACCACTTCTCGTTTCTCGATCACTTCTTCGTCGCGGTATACCTGCGGAGGAAGGTCCGTTTCGTCGCCAAGTCGCAGCTTTTCAAGCCGCCGCTGGACTTCGTGCTCACACACGCCGGGGTGATTCCGATCCGTCGCGGCGTGGTCGACGAGGAGGCGTTCACGAGCGCCCTCACGGTGCTCGAGCGAGGCGGCCTCGTCGTGATGTACGCAGAGGCCGGCAGATCGCGTACCGGCGAGCTCGGCCGACCGCGTTGGGGCCTCGGTCGCCTGGCTCTGGAATCCGGCGCACCGGTCGTGCCAACCGCGATTGTCGGGACCGAACGGGCGCGCGACTGGCGGCGGCTGCGTTTTCCTCAGGTGACCGTTGCCTTTGGGACGCCGATGGCGTTCGAGCGCGTCGAACGCCCCCGTCGTCAGCAGTCGCAGCGCGCTTCGGAGCTCGTCTTCGAGCGCGTGCGCGAGCTGCACACGCGCCTCCGCGCCGAGCGCAGTAGGCGCTAA
- a CDS encoding N-acyl homoserine lactonase family protein → MPSATPEPLTQPLAGGLPGACVEVHRFVCGRVRVPRERLAGSPSRLARLRGLGLWPGGERVAIPILAFAVRHPRAGWLLVDTGLHPAVRVDPRSNLGRLGALALGDPELAPGASAAERLRALGVEPQMVSVVILTHLHLDHVSAAGEFAHALFVLDRAEWDAAFAAGPLEGYVRAQFDLAFSWRTIDFTREPARSHATFGRTFDLFGDGSVVLVSTPGHSAGHLSVLLRARKRQVLVCGDAAGTYETLRSQAMPAIVHDRHLYERSLQELRLFAREYPQALLVPGHEPSFLAGPGDLAL, encoded by the coding sequence GTGCCTAGCGCGACGCCCGAACCTCTCACACAGCCGCTCGCCGGTGGTCTACCCGGGGCCTGCGTCGAGGTGCACCGCTTCGTTTGCGGTCGCGTGCGCGTCCCCCGCGAGCGGCTCGCGGGCTCACCGAGCCGGCTTGCCCGCTTACGCGGCCTCGGTCTGTGGCCTGGTGGCGAGCGCGTCGCGATCCCGATATTGGCTTTCGCTGTGCGCCATCCGCGCGCCGGCTGGCTGCTCGTGGACACCGGGCTACATCCGGCGGTGCGGGTCGACCCGCGCTCCAACTTGGGACGCCTCGGTGCTCTCGCGTTAGGTGACCCCGAGCTCGCACCAGGCGCCTCAGCAGCGGAACGCCTGCGCGCTCTGGGCGTCGAGCCGCAGATGGTGTCGGTGGTCATCCTCACGCACCTCCACCTCGACCATGTGAGCGCAGCAGGGGAGTTCGCGCACGCGCTCTTCGTGCTCGATCGCGCCGAATGGGACGCGGCCTTCGCGGCAGGCCCTCTCGAGGGATACGTGCGCGCGCAGTTCGACCTTGCGTTCTCTTGGCGCACGATCGATTTCACGCGCGAACCGGCGCGCAGCCACGCCACCTTCGGCCGCACTTTCGACCTCTTCGGCGACGGCTCGGTGGTCCTCGTTTCGACCCCCGGACACTCCGCAGGCCACCTATCGGTGCTGTTACGCGCGCGTAAGCGCCAGGTGTTGGTGTGCGGCGACGCCGCCGGAACCTACGAGACCTTACGTTCGCAGGCGATGCCCGCGATCGTCCACGATCGCCACCTCTACGAGCGCTCCTTGCAAGAGTTGCGTCTGTTCGCGCGCGAGTACCCGCAAGCGCTGCTTGTGCCGGGTCACGAGCCGAGCTTCCTAGCGGGGCCTGGCGACCTCGCGCTTTAG
- a CDS encoding SDR family oxidoreductase, whose translation MRSELFREGLLEGKVAIVTGGGSGLGRAAALELARLGARVAICGRRREPLEETRSLAPDGAITVDVCDVREEQQVDAFVEQVLERHGRIDFLLNNAGGQYMVPAEDITPKGFRTVIRLNVEGTWLMTHAVATKWMIPSGEGGKICNVTLSPHHGLPGMAHSSAARAAVENLTRVLSIEWSRFNIRLTAIAAGHFETETLLTKYPEQVVRGVAKTVPLGRLGRPEEFAWLVAFLASPGGDYFSGAILTIDGARDNWFGPYPPPGLADESGKPPAEARRPRA comes from the coding sequence GTGCGCTCGGAGCTGTTCAGGGAGGGTTTGCTCGAGGGCAAGGTCGCGATCGTCACGGGAGGCGGCAGCGGGCTCGGCCGAGCTGCGGCGCTCGAGCTCGCGCGACTAGGTGCGCGGGTCGCGATCTGCGGGCGTCGGCGTGAGCCGCTCGAGGAGACCAGGTCGCTGGCTCCCGACGGCGCGATCACGGTTGATGTCTGCGACGTGCGCGAGGAGCAGCAGGTCGACGCGTTCGTGGAGCAGGTTCTGGAGCGTCACGGACGCATCGACTTTCTGCTCAACAACGCCGGCGGCCAGTACATGGTGCCGGCTGAGGACATCACTCCGAAGGGCTTCCGCACAGTCATCCGCCTGAACGTCGAAGGCACGTGGTTGATGACCCATGCGGTCGCCACCAAGTGGATGATCCCTAGTGGCGAGGGCGGAAAGATCTGCAACGTAACGCTCTCTCCGCACCACGGTCTGCCGGGAATGGCCCACTCCTCGGCAGCACGCGCGGCGGTGGAGAACCTAACGCGAGTGCTCTCGATCGAGTGGTCCCGCTTCAACATCCGCCTGACGGCTATTGCCGCCGGCCACTTCGAAACCGAGACGCTGCTCACCAAGTACCCCGAGCAGGTGGTACGGGGGGTGGCCAAGACGGTGCCGCTCGGTCGTCTCGGACGTCCCGAGGAGTTCGCTTGGTTGGTTGCTTTCCTAGCTTCGCCGGGCGGCGACTACTTCTCCGGAGCAATCCTCACGATCGACGGGGCGCGTGACAACTGGTTCGGCCCGTATCCGCCTCCCGGGCTCGCCGACGAGAGCGGCAAGCCGCCCGCAGAAGCGCGGCGCCCGCGCGCTTGA
- a CDS encoding SDR family NAD(P)-dependent oxidoreductase → MGVLDGKAAIVTGSARGIGRATAELLAEHGAKVLINDLDADVAEQAASEIQGETTVFAGDLTKEGVPDQLVKKAVDEFGRLDIIVNNAGYTWDGVIHKMSDEQFQAMLDIHTVVPFRIIRAAAPYMRDAAKQELAEGKEVFRKIVNVSSTSGMMGNAGQANYSAAKLGVVGLTKTLAKEWGQFKINVNAVAFGFVETRLTAAKEQGEKLEIEGKEIELGIPEQMRQMARMLIPLGRPATPQEAAGVIFFLCSPWSNYVHGQVINCTGGMFGGMYF, encoded by the coding sequence GTGGGAGTACTGGACGGCAAGGCAGCGATCGTCACTGGCTCGGCGCGCGGCATCGGCCGCGCAACCGCCGAACTGCTAGCTGAGCACGGCGCGAAGGTCCTGATCAACGACCTCGACGCCGACGTTGCGGAGCAAGCGGCCTCCGAGATCCAGGGCGAGACGACGGTCTTCGCTGGCGACCTCACCAAGGAAGGTGTGCCCGACCAGCTCGTTAAGAAGGCAGTCGACGAGTTCGGGCGCCTCGACATCATCGTCAACAACGCCGGATACACGTGGGACGGCGTGATTCACAAGATGTCGGACGAGCAGTTCCAGGCGATGCTCGACATCCACACTGTCGTCCCCTTCCGCATCATCCGGGCGGCTGCGCCGTACATGCGCGATGCGGCCAAACAGGAGCTGGCCGAGGGCAAGGAGGTCTTCCGCAAGATCGTCAACGTCAGCTCCACCTCGGGCATGATGGGCAACGCCGGCCAGGCCAACTACTCGGCGGCGAAGCTCGGCGTCGTCGGCCTCACGAAGACGCTCGCGAAGGAGTGGGGCCAGTTCAAGATCAACGTCAACGCCGTTGCCTTCGGCTTCGTCGAGACACGCCTCACGGCAGCCAAGGAGCAGGGCGAGAAGCTCGAGATCGAAGGCAAGGAGATCGAGCTCGGGATCCCCGAGCAGATGCGTCAGATGGCGCGCATGCTGATCCCGCTTGGTCGCCCAGCCACGCCGCAGGAAGCCGCTGGCGTGATCTTCTTCCTGTGTTCGCCCTGGTCGAACTACGTGCACGGGCAGGTGATCAACTGCACCGGCGGCATGTTCGGCGGGATGTACTTCTAA